One Dietzia sp. JS16-p6b genomic window carries:
- a CDS encoding LysE/ArgO family amino acid transporter, with amino-acid sequence MTTTSTLLMGAGMGLGLIAAVGAQNAYVLQRSIRGDVAMVPIVLFCVVSEAALLLLGVAGVGALVESAPAALTVMTWFGVVFLLAYGAVAASRALRPGSGLQVDGDSRVPSTLGAVAACAAFTWLNPHAYLDSVVFLGTLANQQAGDLRWVFAAGAFLAGTVWFVVIGFGGRALRGVFANPGAWRVLDAGIAVMMVALAVGLIRG; translated from the coding sequence GTGACCACCACCTCCACCCTCCTGATGGGCGCCGGTATGGGCCTCGGGCTCATCGCCGCCGTCGGCGCCCAGAACGCCTACGTTCTCCAACGCTCGATTCGCGGAGACGTGGCGATGGTCCCGATCGTCCTGTTCTGCGTCGTGTCCGAGGCCGCCCTGCTCCTGCTCGGTGTGGCGGGGGTCGGGGCGCTGGTCGAGTCCGCGCCCGCCGCCCTCACCGTGATGACGTGGTTCGGGGTCGTCTTCCTGCTGGCCTACGGCGCCGTTGCCGCGTCCCGGGCCCTCCGGCCCGGCAGCGGGCTGCAGGTGGACGGGGACTCGCGCGTCCCCTCGACCCTGGGCGCGGTCGCGGCGTGTGCGGCGTTCACCTGGCTCAACCCTCACGCCTACCTCGACAGCGTGGTCTTCCTGGGGACCCTGGCCAATCAACAGGCCGGGGACCTTCGCTGGGTGTTCGCGGCCGGCGCGTTCCTCGCGGGCACGGTGTGGTTCGTGGTGATCGGCTTCGGTGGCAGGGCCCTACGGGGGGTCTTCGCGAACCCCGGTGCGTGGCGGGTGCTGGACGCCGGGATCGCCGTGATGATGGTCGCGCTGGCCGTCGGCCTGATCCGCGGGTAG
- the arsC gene encoding arsenate reductase (glutaredoxin) (This arsenate reductase requires both glutathione and glutaredoxin to convert arsenate to arsenite, after which the efflux transporter formed by ArsA and ArsB can extrude the arsenite from the cell, providing resistance.): MSADAAGSATIYHNPRCSKSRQALELLRERGVEPTVIRYLDTPPTVDELRTLISDAGLTVRQAVRVKEAEFTELGLLEASDEALLEAMVAHPRLIERPFVVTGRGTRLARPTSAVEEIL; the protein is encoded by the coding sequence GTGTCCGCGGACGCCGCGGGCAGCGCCACGATCTACCACAACCCTCGCTGTTCCAAGTCCCGGCAGGCGCTGGAGTTGCTCCGCGAGCGGGGCGTCGAGCCGACCGTGATCAGGTACCTCGACACCCCACCCACGGTCGACGAGCTCCGGACCCTCATCTCCGACGCCGGGCTGACGGTGCGGCAGGCCGTGCGGGTCAAGGAGGCCGAGTTCACCGAGCTCGGCCTGCTCGAGGCCTCGGACGAGGCGCTGCTCGAGGCGATGGTGGCGCACCCCCGGCTCATCGAGCGGCCCTTCGTCGTCACCGGCAGGGGCACGCGCCTGGCGCGGCCCACCTCCGCGGTCGAGGAGATCCTCTGA
- a CDS encoding 50S ribosomal protein L25/general stress protein Ctc produces MAKEINNLKTSIRTEFGKGSARRARRAGQVPAVLYGHHTEPRHLLLDTLEFAAVLRAHGTNSLLTLDIEGEEQLALPKQIDVHPLTRIIEHTDLLVVRKGEKVTVEIPVALTGDAAPGTLVTQDADVIEVEVDATEIPEGFEISVEDAEAGTQITASEITLPSGATLVSDPELLIVNIIEAPSESDLEAEEEEAPEGEAAEDAAQEAEQAGAES; encoded by the coding sequence ATGGCCAAGGAAATCAACAACCTCAAGACCTCCATCCGCACCGAGTTCGGCAAGGGTTCGGCCCGCCGCGCCCGCCGCGCGGGCCAGGTCCCCGCGGTGCTCTACGGTCACCACACCGAGCCGCGTCACCTTCTCCTCGACACGCTCGAGTTCGCCGCGGTCCTCCGTGCCCACGGCACCAACTCTCTGCTCACCCTCGACATCGAGGGCGAGGAGCAGCTCGCGCTGCCCAAGCAGATCGACGTGCACCCGCTGACCCGCATCATCGAGCACACCGACCTCCTCGTCGTGCGCAAGGGCGAGAAGGTGACCGTCGAGATCCCCGTCGCCCTCACGGGAGACGCGGCGCCCGGCACCCTCGTCACGCAGGACGCCGACGTCATCGAGGTGGAGGTCGACGCCACCGAGATCCCCGAGGGCTTCGAGATCTCGGTCGAGGACGCCGAGGCCGGGACCCAGATCACCGCCTCGGAGATCACTCTGCCCTCCGGAGCCACCCTCGTCTCCGACCCCGAGCTGCTGATCGTCAACATCATCGAGGCGCCCTCCGAGTCCGATCTCGAGGCCGAGGAGGAAGAGGCGCCCGAGGGTGAGGCCGCCGAGGACGCCGCCCAGGAGGCCGAGCAGGCGGGCGCGGAGTCCTGA